A stretch of Paracoccus sp. N5 DNA encodes these proteins:
- a CDS encoding heavy-metal-associated domain-containing protein: MKFRVEDMSCGHCTAAIEKAVAEAGGRAVTDLAARSVSVEGLEAGRAAQVIRDAGYTPQPA, from the coding sequence ATGAAATTCCGCGTCGAGGACATGAGCTGCGGCCATTGCACCGCCGCCATCGAAAAGGCCGTGGCCGAGGCCGGCGGCAGGGCGGTGACCGACCTCGCTGCCCGCAGCGTCAGCGTCGAGGGGCTGGAAGCCGGGCGCGCCGCGCAGGTGATTCGCGACGCCGGCTATACGCCGCAGCCGGCTTGA
- a CDS encoding DMT family transporter: protein MVTENFRGAILMVVSMVLFAFEDMFIKLLSAQLPFAQVLGLIGLLGFLVFAAMLKLKGGRLFTRDLIRPIVLFRGLMEAVGSIGIVVALALTELSSTSAIMQALPLAIVLGAALFLGEPVGWRRWSAIIAGFLGVLLVIRPGLAGFQPVSLMALLAVLGLAARDIATRRVPAHIHSDQLAASAFFAILIASVLMGLALGQDFVMPGPRQGLLFLACMTVGVGGYALLVAATRLGEASALAPYRYARLVFALILALLVFGERPDALTLTGAAIIVASGCYMMWREAALRRRQLRETGFATL, encoded by the coding sequence ATGGTCACCGAAAATTTCCGCGGCGCGATCCTGATGGTCGTCTCGATGGTGCTGTTCGCCTTCGAGGATATGTTCATCAAGCTGCTCTCGGCCCAGCTGCCCTTTGCGCAGGTGCTGGGCCTGATCGGGCTTCTGGGCTTCCTGGTCTTCGCCGCCATGCTGAAGCTCAAGGGCGGGCGGCTGTTCACCCGCGACCTGATCCGCCCCATCGTGCTGTTCCGCGGGTTGATGGAGGCGGTGGGCTCGATCGGCATCGTGGTGGCGCTGGCGCTGACGGAACTTTCCTCGACCTCGGCGATCATGCAGGCGCTGCCCCTGGCCATCGTGCTGGGCGCGGCGCTGTTTCTGGGCGAGCCGGTCGGCTGGCGGCGCTGGAGCGCGATCATCGCGGGCTTTCTCGGCGTGCTCTTGGTGATCCGGCCGGGGCTGGCGGGGTTCCAGCCGGTGTCGCTGATGGCGCTGCTGGCGGTGCTGGGGCTGGCGGCGCGCGACATCGCCACCCGCCGCGTGCCGGCACATATCCATTCCGACCAGCTGGCCGCCTCGGCCTTCTTCGCCATCCTGATCGCCTCGGTGCTGATGGGGCTGGCGCTGGGGCAGGACTTCGTCATGCCCGGCCCGCGGCAAGGGCTGCTGTTCCTGGCCTGCATGACCGTCGGCGTCGGCGGCTATGCGCTGCTGGTCGCCGCCACCCGGCTGGGCGAGGCCTCGGCGCTCGCGCCCTATCGCTATGCCCGGCTGGTCTTCGCCCTGATCCTCGCCTTGCTGGTCTTTGGCGAGCGTCCCGATGCGCTGACCCTGACCGGCGCCGCGATCATCGTCGCCTCGGGCTGCTACATGATGTGGCGCGAGGCGGCGCTGCGCCGGCGACAGCTGCGCGAGACCGGCTTCGCGACGCTCTGA